The following proteins are encoded in a genomic region of Candidatus Hinthialibacter antarcticus:
- a CDS encoding cellulase family glycosylhydrolase, translating into MISKKEPSHTIVYVILLIAAISLLPSSYSNTNSKSIQSDIELIHLSEDGTQFIRSESGTRFVIWGVNYDHDDSGRLIEDYWNEEWSTVVEDFNEIKALGANVVRIHLQTAKFMEAPDTPNELELRQLARLVDLAEKTGLYLDITGLGCYHKKDVPQWYDSMNEAERWDVQALFWEAVAKTCAQSPAVFCYDLMNEPILAGGKKTEPEWLAGELGGKHFVQRITLDLAGRQREQVAKAWVNKLVAAIRQHDNHHLITVGVIPWAHTWPNAKPLFYSKEVSDKLDFVSVHFYPGKNEVDKALKALEVYDIGKPLVIEEMFPLKCGIDEMNMFIDGSRKIADGWISFYWGKTIEEYGAKHHSLPDAIIKQWLEYFRTKAPEIIGLEEKGAQSQTPPDTDEPHRVHNVN; encoded by the coding sequence ATGATTTCGAAAAAAGAACCATCGCACACAATAGTGTATGTAATCCTTCTGATAGCGGCGATATCTTTACTCCCATCCAGTTACTCCAATACAAACTCAAAGAGCATCCAATCAGACATAGAATTGATTCACCTCAGTGAGGACGGAACTCAATTTATCCGTTCTGAATCGGGAACCAGGTTCGTTATCTGGGGAGTCAACTACGACCATGACGACTCAGGACGCCTCATAGAAGATTACTGGAACGAAGAATGGTCGACTGTTGTTGAAGACTTCAATGAGATCAAAGCCCTCGGCGCTAATGTTGTGCGGATTCACCTGCAAACAGCGAAATTTATGGAGGCGCCGGATACACCAAACGAATTGGAACTCAGGCAACTAGCGCGCCTTGTGGATCTGGCCGAGAAAACCGGACTCTACCTCGATATCACAGGGCTTGGGTGCTACCACAAGAAAGACGTTCCTCAGTGGTATGACTCGATGAACGAGGCCGAGCGCTGGGACGTTCAAGCCCTATTCTGGGAGGCGGTCGCAAAGACTTGTGCTCAAAGCCCGGCGGTCTTCTGTTACGACCTTATGAATGAACCGATCCTTGCGGGCGGGAAAAAGACGGAACCGGAGTGGTTGGCTGGAGAGTTAGGGGGCAAGCACTTTGTCCAGCGTATTACACTTGATCTCGCCGGACGCCAGAGAGAACAAGTTGCCAAGGCCTGGGTCAACAAGCTCGTCGCGGCAATCCGGCAGCACGATAATCATCATCTGATTACCGTTGGAGTAATCCCCTGGGCTCACACTTGGCCAAATGCCAAACCGCTCTTTTACTCAAAAGAAGTAAGCGACAAATTAGATTTCGTCAGCGTCCACTTCTATCCCGGGAAAAACGAAGTCGACAAGGCGCTCAAGGCGCTTGAGGTCTATGATATCGGCAAACCTCTGGTTATCGAGGAGATGTTTCCACTGAAATGTGGTATAGACGAGATGAACATGTTTATTGACGGATCGAGAAAGATCGCCGATGGATGGATCAGCTTCTATTGGGGCAAGACCATCGAAGAATACGGTGCGAAACATCACAGCCTGCCAGATGCGATTATAAAGCAATGGCTGGAATACTTTCGCACAAAAGCGCCAGAGATTATCGGGCTTGAGGAAAAAGGCGCCCAATCACAAACTCCACCGGACACGGACGAGCCGCACCGCGTGCATAATGTGAACTGA
- a CDS encoding HNH endonuclease — protein MLHQHRVLVLNSSYEAINICNARRALMMLLAEKADMIEKAEKCVRSASLNVPLPEVIRLRRYVRLPYRPIPFCRKNIMLRDGFRCQYCNTVFKADELTLDHVIPVSRGGVDSWNNVVTACKKCNHKKGNHLLDHIGMKLIHRPRKPTLPTFLHLVRLIGERREVWRKYLFFDEPEQMKATI, from the coding sequence ATGCTGCATCAACACCGGGTGCTCGTTCTGAATTCGAGTTACGAAGCGATTAATATCTGCAACGCCCGCCGTGCGCTGATGATGCTTCTGGCGGAAAAAGCCGATATGATCGAAAAGGCCGAGAAATGCGTACGCTCCGCCAGCCTCAACGTGCCCTTGCCCGAAGTCATTCGCCTGCGCCGCTACGTCAGGCTTCCCTACCGACCGATTCCCTTCTGCCGAAAAAATATCATGTTGCGCGACGGCTTTCGTTGCCAGTATTGCAATACCGTCTTCAAAGCCGACGAGCTTACGCTCGACCACGTCATCCCCGTCTCGCGCGGTGGTGTGGATTCATGGAACAACGTCGTGACCGCCTGTAAGAAATGCAACCACAAAAAAGGCAACCACCTGCTCGACCATATCGGCATGAAATTGATTCATCGCCCCCGCAAGCCGACCCTGCCGACTTTCTTGCACCTCGTTCGTCTTATCGGCGAACGCCGCGAGGTTTGGCGCAAGTATCTGTTCTTCGATGAACCCGAGCAAATGAAAGCAACGATATAA
- a CDS encoding GNAT family N-acetyltransferase: protein MKFEAAKPEHIPLIQDAFDAMREDRRRRFVDYLAEPGVTDFHRDRLVRSIEENKATFEVVFDGDRLAAIIGIQQSAFHTNHYGVPYYKIQPGFWFTNDYGVVSKIAQALQQKMQIPERAVYTTRVDADESNITYALCEQGFRPVGTSVRMVLRDQELKNQIDRLHERQYDNFQIRNAGPQDVDALKRIGGSDHAYSHFFHEAKFPQAKTQELFAIWTQKSAEGMADAVIVIEQDGEIAGFCSLLSNNALLSYINLSIGVIDFIVVDSRFQGKGLGSLLLGAALEWFQGKVNRIELRTMAENVKAIRFYQTHGFRLLSADQHLHYWTDSP, encoded by the coding sequence ATGAAATTTGAAGCAGCAAAGCCAGAACATATTCCATTGATCCAAGACGCCTTCGATGCCATGCGCGAAGATCGGCGGCGGCGGTTTGTCGATTATCTGGCGGAACCGGGCGTCACTGATTTTCACCGCGACCGATTGGTTCGTTCTATCGAAGAAAATAAAGCAACCTTCGAAGTCGTATTCGATGGAGACCGTTTGGCGGCGATAATCGGAATCCAGCAATCCGCATTTCATACCAATCACTACGGAGTTCCCTACTACAAAATCCAACCAGGATTCTGGTTTACGAACGACTACGGCGTTGTCTCAAAAATTGCCCAAGCGCTCCAACAGAAAATGCAAATACCTGAACGCGCCGTCTACACCACCCGCGTCGACGCCGATGAATCGAACATCACATACGCGCTTTGCGAACAGGGCTTCCGCCCGGTGGGGACGTCGGTCCGCATGGTATTGCGCGATCAAGAATTAAAAAATCAAATTGACAGGTTACACGAGCGGCAATATGATAATTTTCAAATTCGCAACGCCGGGCCGCAAGACGTTGACGCGCTCAAGCGAATTGGAGGAAGCGATCACGCCTACAGCCATTTCTTTCATGAGGCGAAGTTTCCTCAAGCAAAGACGCAAGAACTTTTTGCGATCTGGACGCAAAAAAGCGCCGAAGGCATGGCGGACGCCGTCATCGTGATTGAGCAAGATGGTGAAATCGCCGGATTTTGCTCATTGCTGTCTAACAATGCGTTACTTTCATATATCAACTTGAGTATCGGCGTCATTGACTTCATCGTGGTGGACAGCCGCTTTCAGGGCAAAGGGCTCGGTTCGCTCTTATTGGGCGCCGCGCTAGAATGGTTTCAAGGCAAAGTTAACCGGATTGAATTACGGACCATGGCGGAAAACGTGAAAGCGATCCGCTTTTATCAAACGCATGGGTTCCGGCTTCTCTCGGCGGACCAACATTTGCACTACTGGACCGATTCGCCGTAA